From the Microtus ochrogaster isolate Prairie Vole_2 chromosome 8, MicOch1.0, whole genome shotgun sequence genome, the window AGCGACACACACTTATCACAGAGATGGTTGCTCTCAACCCGGACTTTAAACCACCTGCAGATTACAAGTAAGCAAGCAGAGTCAGGTAGTTTGGGACAAGGGCACATTCAGATCATATGTAACCTGCTTGGACAATTCTGGTTTATTACTCACTTTTTGGCCCAAATTGTCCTTAATTCTCATGTGGTATATACTTGATTGTAGAAGAGCTTTGGTTATGTGTACTATCTCCCAGAAAGAGAGATGCTGatggtcttttcttcctttaggcCTCCAGCAACACGTGTGAGTGATAAAGTAATGATCCCCCAAGATGAGTATCCAGAAATCAATTTTGTGGGTCTCTTAATTGGGCCTAGGTGAGtagaattctcagtagtccttggTAGAGGGGTCTTGGTGCTATGTGTTTTGCAGTTCCTCACCAATGACTAATTTAGCTCAGTGTTTTCACTCTGAAATAAGAATTTGCACTGAATATATATACCCTatcttttctgccttttgataGAGGGAATACTCTGAAGAACATTGAGAAGGAATGCAATGCCAAGATCATGATACGGGGGAAAGGATCTGTGAAAGAGGGGAAAGTTGGGCGCAAAGATGGTCAAATGTTGCCAGGAGAGGATGAACCTCTTCATGCTCTAGTCACTGCCAATACAATGGAGAATGTCAAAAAGGCAGTAGAACAGGTGTGTGGTGAGCCCAGAAGGAAACTTCTTGCTGGAAACCTAGGTGATGGCCCTAGGCACTATTGACAGCTGTTGGTGTGTCTTAATAGATCAGAAACATCCTGAAGCAGGGTATTGAGACCCCAGAGGACCAGAATGATCTACGGAAGATGCAGCTTCGGGAGTTGGCTCGTTTGAATGGCACTCTACGGGAAGATGATAACAGGTCAGTGGTAATGTTGAGAAGACTGCATAGGAACCTAAAGAACATTTTGAAGTGGAAAGGTGgtttctataggtctttgaattGATTTCTCTACCTCAACAGGATCTTAAGACCCTGGCAGAGCTCAGAGACACGCAGCATTACCAATACTACCGTGTGTACCAAGTGTGGAGGGGCTGGCCACATTGCATCTGATTGCAAATTTCAGAGGTGAGGCCTGGCTGCTTTTGGAAGTTGGCTCCCTTGCAGCCCACTGGTCTTCAGGATCCTCCTTCCACTACTGGCTTGTGGTTCATCTTGTGTACTAGAGCGCATCCTTCCTGTGGGTGTGGTTGGGTGGCGTGTGTTTTTAAACTTGAGGACTAGAAATGTGTAGAGCCTACTACTATTGTCCAGAAACTTACACTCTGGCTATAAATGTTTCCATTGGGTGAATATTCACATTTGCTGCTTAAGATTTGTTAAGACTTAAGGGGTTTTAGCTGGGCATCGGTGGCGcatgagtttaatcccagcactagggaggcagaagcaggtggatctctgtgagcctggtctacagagcgagttccaggataggttccaaagctacacagaaaaacttggttttgaaaagcaaacaaagcctggtctacagagcgagttccaggacaggctccaaagccacagagaaaccctgtctcgaaaaaccaaaaaaaaagaaaaaaaaaaaaaaaaagaaaaaacaaaagcaaacaatcctgccccccccccccaaaataccTTAAGGGGTTTCATTTCCATATGATCCTTTTTAGGGGAGGTGTACATGTAGTTTCTCTATATCTTGCATAAATTCCCTTCTCTTAAACAAGGAAGATGGAAGtagaatttttttgtcttttttgatttgAGTTTTTCTCCTGCATCTATGTCTATACTGTGTGTGTCTTAGTGCCTGCAGATATTAGAAGAGGGTTTTAGATCCCTAGatcttcccagcactcgggaggcagaggcaggcggatctctgtgagttcgagaccagcctggtctacagagctagttccaggacaggctccaaagccacagagaaaccccgtctcgaaaaaccaaaataaataaataagtagattcCTAGATCTGAAGTGGTGGGCAGTTGAAagctgtcatgtggttgctggaaattgaacccgaaGTAGGATTTGATAAAGCATGAGGGGTAAGGGTCTGGTATGGTGGTGGGTCAGTTCTAACCCAGGGCCTCTACTATGGCTGGCAGTGATAATAGAGTGGATGTTGGAGAAGCATTTCCAATAAAGGGCtagaaaaggggggagggtttCGCTTAACTGAATTAGagctttctattttctcctttctttgtgtttccaATCCTACTTTAGGCCTGGTGACCCTCAGTCAGCTCAGGATAAAGCACGGATGGATAAAGAATATTTGTCCCTTATGGCTGAGCTAGGGGAAGCTCCTGTTCCTGCATCTGTGGGCTCTACGTCTGGACCTGCCACCACACCCTTGTCCAGTGCACCAAGACCTGCTGCTCCTGCCAGCAACCCACCACCACCGGTGAGCCCTGGGACAATTCTTTGGTCTAGCTCCCCCATTCTCTTCTATAGAGAGACCAGGAGCTATGTGTGGCTAACATAAAATTTAGAGGTGGATATAGCTGGCAACATTGTTCTTCTGGGATGTCTGGCCATTGTGGAAGGAGCCTGCCTGTCCTCTTGTTCTGGTCTTCTGACATAGTCAGAAGAACAATGTTGCCACCAGGGGGAGCAGGCACGGACATTAGCAGGAAATGCTCTCATGTAGTCTCTCATGTCTACAACGCAGAGTCGCCCACCCTGGATGAATTCTGGCCCTTCAGAGAATCGGCCCTATCATGGCATGCATGGAGGTGGTCCTGGTGGGCCTGGAGGTGGCCCCCACAGTTTCCCACACCCATTACCCAGCCTGACAGGTGGGCATGGTGGACATCCCATGCAGCACAACCCAAATGGACCACCACCACCTTGGATGCAGCCACCACCCCCACCAATGAACCAGGGCCCCCACCCACCTGGGCATCATGGCCCTCCTCCAATGGGTAAGTAAGTGTCAGACCAGAAACCTTGGGGTTTGTGGGAGTGGATAGGTTCATACCAAGTGATTCTGAACTTTAAGCAGTACTAAATGGCTAGCCAGTGGTCTGAATCTTGCTGAGACCTAGACTTATGGAGTACCTTCTGTGTGGGGAGGTCCACCTGCTGTTACGGCTGAACTTTTGGGAGGTTAATGACTCAGACAGCTGTATGACTGAGAAAGCTATTGGGGATGTCTCGCCTGACCAGTTCAAATGTCCTGCTAAGtccctgctctttccttccatcaaGATCAGTACCTGGGAAGTACGCCTGTGGGCTCTGGGGTCTATCGCCTGCATCAAGGAAAAGGTAATATACTCTCTTGGGATTTCTGTCTAGGGCCGTGGGAGCTAGTGGGAGCACTAGCCTGGGTCTCCCATTCTCAAAAGCCTAATTCTAATTCTttgtttgcctgcaggtatgaTGCCGCCACCGCCTATGGGCATGATGCCGCCGCCTCCGCCACCTCCCAGTGGGCAGCCCCCGCCTCCTCCCTCTGGTCCTCTTCCtccatggcagcagcagcagcagcagcctccacCACCCCCTCCGCCCAGCAGCAGTATGGCTTCCAGCACCCCCTTGCCATGGCAGCAAAGTGAGTGGAATATTTTGGGcttgtgggggtgggtgggatgtGGGCTGGGGCTGAGATGAAAGAGAACCTCATATCTCACATGGGCTGGAGACACCTTGGGTGAGGAGACTTTGGTCTCAGCAAGGGCAGTGGGGTTGAAAGCCAGGCTGTCTGGCCCAAAGGAATGTCTTGGGGAGGAGAGCTGATGTTTGGTGCGGTTGTGTTTGGGAGAGACTTGGGAGGTCTGGAGGGGAGCCTTCCATTGTAGACAGAGCACCAGAAGTCCAGGCTGAGCTGCTGGTTTGGCCGTGCCTTGTGCGCGGAATCAAGAGTGGGATGGTGCATGCATGTTCTGGAGGGGGTTGTGATTGGGCCTGAGAGACTGCAGAGATAAGGAAGGGAAGGGGTCAGTGGGGAGAGAGCAGCTGTGGGTTTGAGGCTGAATGTGCCGTTCGGTGGTGGCGGCGGCTGGGCGGAGGGACGTCAAAGCCGGTTCTTGTGTCTGGTACTCTCCCCTTAGCCCCTCCAGGGGCATTGGTGACAAAGGGCTTACTTTGTGAAGCCCAGAGACCATGAGGCTGACCCCAGGGTAGTCCTGCCCACCCCTCCACTCCCATCACCAGGACAGCCCTGCCCGCCCGCCCCCCACCACCGTACCGCATGCCAAGGAAGGAGCAGGCGCCCCTCGACCCCCATCCCAAGGCAGCAGCCGCAGAGAGCCGCGGTGTACCCCCAGCGCGTGTGACCTTGGGCTTCTTTACTACCCCAGATACGACGACTACCACCACGAGCGCTGGCACAGGGTCCATCCCGCCATGGCAACAGCAGCAGGCGGCTGCCGCAGCTTCTCCAGGAGCCCCTCAGATGCAAGGCAACCCCACTATGGTGCCCCTGCCCCCCGGGGTCCAGCCGCCTCTGCCGCCCGGGGCCCCTCCCCCTCCGCCGCCTCCGCCACCTGGTTCCGCCGGCATGATGTatgccccaccccctcctcctccgCCTCCCATGGACCCTTCTAACTTTGTCACCATGATGGGCATGGGGGTGGCGGGCATGCCGCCCTTCGGGATGCCTCCAGCTCCCCCACCGCCTCCACCACAGAActagacttgtttttttttttttttttttaagaaaatatatattatatacatagaGAGTTGGTCTCGTTTAAACACACGCCGAACCTCACCATATGGAGCCAGACATTGGGATGCACgcatgtgattgtgtgtgcacgcatgtgtgtgtgtgcacgcactgGGCTGGGCCAAGTGACTGTGGACTCGCTTGGGAATGGGCAGGTGGTAGTTAAGGGCGCCAGCTTGGGCTCTCCTGGCGCCCTGTAGCATCGAgtgtcttctttgtcttcttctctcctcacccAACTCCCTTTGCCTCTCCCCAAACCGGGCCGCCAGGATCCCTCCCCGCGGCAGCGATGGCCCGAGCCATGAGAGTGAGGACTTTCCGCGCCCATTGGTGACCCTTCCAGGCAGACAGCCTCAGCAGCGCCCTTGGTGGACAGGATGGTTCGGCAAAGCAGCCTGAGTTATTTTTGTGGACGGAATCGGAACACGCTGGCTCCATATcgtgaaatttttattaatttttatctttttcctttgttatttccttatcttttcctttcttcagactCCGTCCAAGGAGATGCTCTCCCCGGTCTTCTGCTGCAGATAGAATCCTTTCCCTTGTCTCCATTCCTCTTTCCCCAAGGAGAGAGGAGCAAATGGTTAGGCACAGACTTTGGCCATTAATGTCAAGTTTGGTTGTGAAGGCGGGTCCTGTGTGGTTTATCTTTGCCACCTTTTAAAGCATCTTGAGAATTTAGATGTTGTTAGATAGGGTTAATCCAGCCCTGGGATTCATACCTTCCTGTACTCCTGCCAGCAGTAAGTGGGACAGCCCAAGCCACTATAGACCTGCCTGCCAGTCTGGAGTCTTCCATGCTCCTGATCACCTAAACTGCCTCAGATGccatttgcttctcttcttccaggaAAGCTTCccgttattgttttattttgacccCAGATGTCCAGATGTTTTACAGTGTCTGGGGCTTGTGCCCCTTGTTCTTCGTTCAGCTTCTTTGCCCCTTCCCTCTTCATGGAGTGATTATGTTGACAATAATGTGTAATGCGCGTTCTTTTCACTGGTTTATCTACAGAAatttctctgggcttttttttttgttttttgtttttgttgtttttttggtgtttgaTTCAACACTGCACTAAAGGGGGGAATGTTCCATTGAATAAAAGAGCAGTGTGGTTTTCTgggtctgtttttttctttctaaacttccTTTTCCCTACCAACGATACCAAAGTTTCCCTTACCTACCTGTTTTAACACCTGGCTTCAACCCCCTACCCTGTTTCTCCTTGATGTAACTGAGAACCAGGCTCACTTCATATCTCAGTGATCTGTCATTTTGATCACTTGGGGCTCTAACCTCCATATTTGAGCTCTAGTTAAGATTTGTGTCTACTGGCTGCCATCTGACTTAAGGACCTGGGCCTGGGGAGTCATCAACACTAAAGGTCAGACCAACTAATCCTGCTTGTCAGGCACAGAGCTGCTAAAATTAAAACCGCCAAgttgcctttttctttccctgctggTGACTCTCAGCCTGCCAATGCTGCAGGCTTTGGGGGGAGTGCTGGGGGTGGAATGCAATGCCCTTGTGCAAAGTGGGCACCTCTGCGTAGGGTCTTCTGCAATCTGTTCTATTTTGGGTAGTAGATAATACTTAGATGGTACCCAAAAATTTCCCCCTTCCTGCCTTTGTGAGAGCCAGGTCTTTGGGCAGCTCCTGCAGCTGTTACTGGGCAGAGCTTTCTTGCTGGTCTGTCCAGTATCCCGCCTCAGGTGTTACATCCCACCCTTAGAAGTTCCCTAACCAAGCCCTAAACTAAAGGTTTTTTCCCTTTGTCCTTAACCTTACATGGTGGGGGCAGGGCCTTGCCACCCCCTTCGACCTTGGCTTCACCTCATTGCTTCCCTCACAATCTTGGTTTCCCTGGTGGGCTCGTTGGACGGTTAATTAGCTCTTTGAAGCtctggaagcagaaaagtggCGCTATGTgggttttagaaataaaatcaataaatgacTTAACCACGGCTCAGCTATCCTCttgtctccccaccccttcccccaggGGAGGTTAGTATGCTTCTGTGGCTCCCCTCTCTCGCCCTACTGCAGCCTttgttacagtttcagagagcaCTTACCCATGCGGACAGTATTTAGGAGGTGGGAAACACCCACTTGGTCTATGGCATCTTAGGAAAATCTCACGCCAGTTTCTAATGATGGCAGACAGTACCCCTGCCCTCTTGGTGTTGGGCTAGGAAGTAACAGATAGAAAAGCTCAGCATGAAGTCTCTTTTTATTCCTGAGACTTAAGACAAGTGCTTTGCAGAAATAAAACATTGGTACAGAGAGGGAGGCCAGGTTTCTAGTTAGAAACTTTTAGTCCAGCATAGACAACTTAAAGTTAGTCTGGGGTAGATGTGTACTCAGGGTTCTGACAAGTAAACTACCCATGACCCTGAGTAAGGGTGAGACAGAAAAGGTAAAGAGACAAAAAGGTATGTTTAAGATTGCAGGTCTTATCCTGAAAATATGGGATGTAGGATGAAAGGAGGGAGCCCTACCATGGTGGTCCCAGAAAGACCGTGGAGGAAGTCTGGCAAGCATGCATGGCCTTTAGATTTGGCAGGGCTGTCCAACTTTTTGGCCATATAATACGATGTGGTCTGCAAGTGTGTTGGACTGTATTCACAGCTAttgctgtgtgctgtgctgtgtgggttGGATTAGAAAGGGAGTGCGAGGGTAGGGGGCTGGCTTGGTAGCAGGCCTGAGGACCTGTGCCACAGAACAGCAGGTCAGCTGGGCTATGCTTGATGGCTGAGGTGATTTGCAGCAAAACTATGAGTAGACTTGGAGAAAACACAGGTTTCTATGGCCCCAGAATGTTGGCCACAATTGAGGTGTGCGTTGGTAGTATGGATAACAAGCTATGACTGTTGAGGGTGACTCTGCCAAGGAAGCTGAACTCTGGCCCCTGTAACCTTCCAGGGGTGGAATAGTGGAAACGTAGGCTGGAAATCAAGAAATGGTGATGTGCCTTGCTCAAATGCTGCCAACTGTTAAGGGCCTGCTTGATTCTCAGAACCTATGTGAAGATGCCAGGTGGACCCTTTAATTCTAGTGTTTTGAAGGCTGTTAGGAAGgtctttgagttggaggccatcttagagttttaggccagccagggctacataatgagacccacCAAGTGTATATGGGTTGTATAAATTGTCTATGGTGCCttaggagacaccatgactggcaactcttaaaaggaaaacatttatttggggtgactcttacagctcagaggttcagtccattatggtggagagcatggcagcagtcATGGTGCTGAGAGTTACAGGAAGTGAATTGGGACACTGGgcttaggaaacctcaaagccccatagtgacacttcctccaatcAATAAGGATActcctgtgagattatgggggccaattacatttcaaactaccacagtaggTTATTTCGGGGGGGCGGGGTTTTAGGTTTTGGGTTTCNNNNNNNNNNNNNNNNNNNNNNNNNNNNNNNNNNNNNNNNNNNNNNNNNNNNNNNNNNNNNNNNNNNNNNNNNNNNNNNNNNNNNNNNNNNNNNNNNNNNNNNNNNNNNNNNNNNNNNNNNNNNNNNNNNNNNNNNNNNNNNNNNNNNNNNNNNNNNNNNNNNNNNNNNNNNNNNNNNNNNNNNNNNNNNNNNNNNNNNNNNNNNNNNNNNNNNNNNNNNNNNNNNNNNNNNNNNNNNNNNNNNNNNNNNNNNNNNNNNNNNNNNNNNNNNNNNNNNNNNNNNNNNNNNNNNNNNNNNNNNNNNNNNNNNNNNNNNNNNNNNNNNNNNNNNNNNNNNNNNNNNNNNNNNNNNNNNNNNNNNNNNNNNNNNNNNNNNNNNNNNNNNNNNNNNNNNNNNNNNNNNNNNNNNNNNNNNNNNNNNNNNNNNNNNNNNNNNNNNNNNNNNNNNNNNNNNNNNNNNtgaactcgggacctctggaagagcaatcagtgctcttaacctctgagccatctctccagccccacagtatgtttttataaaagaaaagagccACAAAACTGGGTGAATGAGCATGGATATAAGATGAAAACATGAGAATTTCAAGAACTGATaaattgctgggtggtggcacacacctttaatccctgtctttagagacacagagaactgagttcgaggccagcctggtctacggatgaagttccaggacaggctctaaagctagacagaaaccctgtctcaaaaaaaaaatcttaataaatcCAGGTGTGGTGACGGTTCTGGAAGATGGGAAATGGTGGATTCTTacagctcactggccagctgctCTAGCCTAAGGCCAGTGAGAGGATGTGTTTCAAAGGGGGTAGACTGCCttctgaggtgggtgctgggacttcTCCGTTCTCCACATACACCCACACTAACAATAAACATCTATACACACCGAAAATAGTATAaaaatgcctttttgttttgcCCAAAATCCCCGGGGTCCTGTGTTTTAACATCCCCATCTTTCCCTACCCCTAGAAAAATGAAAGTGGTGTGGAAGACTTAAACCTGGATGTTATGGTGGCGCGTGCCTACAATTGTAGCACttaggagaaaggggaaggaagatgaGAAGCAATTGTTACAGAGTTGAAGGCTATCCTAGGcttcatgagatcctgtctcaaactaaaaGTTGATGACCAAGTCTGGTGTGTGCTTTGATCCCAacgcttgggaggtagaggcataCATATGGATCCCTTAGCTCAAAGCCAGCGTGGGGTGTATAGTTGCAGGTCAGTCAGAATTACGTAGTGAAATCTGTCTAAAAACCACTGATGAACCAGAGCCACCATTGTTTTTTGGTTCAgtagtaaagagcacttgctatgcaagcacagggacctgacTTCATTTTCTAGGAACCCATGTGAAATTGGCACATGTACCCATAATTTAGCTGTGGGACAGGAGGGTGAATGGAATGCTGATCACTATcctagctccagtttcagtgagaccctgtgtcaccTCTAggatgcacacacaaaaatcaggGACAAATTATACAAATTGACACCTGCTGTTTGCTCGCCAGAACAAGACTGCAAGATGTGTCAACGGACCACTTGTTACAAAAGCTAGAAGAGAGATGAAAAGCTAGAAGTGGGTGTGGAGGCCAGCCCTGTAGTGCTGGAAGGTACTATGCAGACTGACGGGACAGTATTGTCATCAGTTTTACCCAGCTGTGGACTCGTGCAATAGGAACAAGTCTCTTGGAGGTAATTAACCACTTTGAAATTTGAGAGCTCCACAGGAAGAAATTCACATGTGGTATTGAACCTGAATTAAATGTTCATGGTTAGGGAGGCTATAGGCCCTACTGGGGAAGCGACTGCTATCATTTTGTGAACTGCTCTGGATGGTCTCATCAAACTTCCTTCGAAGTAATTGTGGCCGTAGGTTAGAGGTCAActtcaattcacagagatctgcatgcccttgagtcctaggattaaagatgtgagccaccatgcccagccaattTACTGTTGTACATACAACAGggatggcagaagagggcattggatcctctggagctggagtacaGGTGGTTAGCTGCCTGACAAGGGTTTGGGGACCAACTCTTGAGTCCCCAGGAAGAGCTTCCAGTGCCCTTTAACTGCTGACCATCTCTAGCCCATAGCTTCGTTTTGCATGGGAGGGAGGGGGGGCACAGTGCTAACTGCAGATATTCCtaactggtcaaaatgctgaGGATGAGTGACATGAGTGCTTAGTCATAAATGTTATATTCATATTACCCCAAGACTTAGAgaacatggcagaagaggggacagaataTAGGAGCCGGGGGAATGAGTGGGGTGTTGTGGGGTGCCATTTCAGGGTACGGCATGGCTGTGGCAACCTTGAGCTCCcagcagctgtgattacctgcATAAGACTGGTCTTGCCATCCTGTCATGGAAAGGGAAAAGATTCACAAGGCCCTATTCTCCCTGATGATCTCTGGGTAGTTGAATGGttgctgggggaggaagagaaatttTCTGTAGTGGCATAGCCACTAGTAAGCTCACAGCTGTTAACTCAAGggtccaaatacacacacacacacacacacagacaaaataccaataaaggaagaaagagcgAAGTACGGGGAGTGAATctggtcaaaatacattatacacatgcatgaaaatcATGGGAATACACATCTGAAAAGTGTGAGCGTCTGAAATGGGACTTACTGGGTAGAAGCACAAACCTGACTATCCGAGTTTGGTCCTGGANNNNNNNNNNNNNNNNNNNNNNNNNNNNNNNNNNNNNNNNNNNNNNNNNNNNNNNNNNNNNNNNNNNNNNNNNNNNNNNNNNNNNNNNNNNNNNNNNNNNNNNNNNNNNNNNNNNNNNNNNNNNNNNNNNNNNNNNNNNNNNNNNNNNNNNNNNNNNNNNNNNNNNNNNNNNNNNNNNNNNNNNNNNNNNagctcttgtagtccaggctggccttgaactcacagagatccgcctgcctctgcctcccaagtgctgggattaaaggcgtgcgtcaccaccgcccggctggtaagtacaatttttaaaaactaaaaatgaccAGGTGGTGATGCTGATgcctttgcctttaatcccagcacttgggaggcagagacaggcgggtctctgtgagttcaagccagcctggtctacagagcgagtttcaggacaggctccaaagctacagagaaaagataattaaaaaaaaaaacaactaaaaatgaaagtggggggggggtagctccatggtagagcacttgcctggcactgGAAAAAAAGGTGTTAGAGCTATATTCCCACTCCATCTGTGTAAGCACCTGTTATTTCTTGGCTTCTGTATTTGATAACCTGGCTccaggaaatagaagcagggCATTGTGCCCATGCTAGGGGCAGAAACAGCTTAGCCTGAAGACGTGTAGGTTAGGCCACACACTGAGCTGTTTGGGCACTCCAGAACCCTGCCTGCTGGAGGTCAGAAAGTTCTCAGAAACGGTATGGCTATCCCAGAACCCGGTGCAGTAGTACCTGTAGCTATCCAACTCTGCCCTCAGAGTAGAACACCCAGTTCTTCCCTGTCAGCTTGCTACCCTGGAGGCACAGCTAGCTTTGGAAATAGCCTGAGGGCCTAGATTCTGTTCCTTCAAAGAAGCTCGACTTGAAAATGGCTGTCCTTACCGACCCTCCTCACCTAAGTTAGGAGGTAACAGCTGATGAGGCAggaatttgtttgcttttggtttttcaaaacaggatttctctgtgttgcttttgagcctatcctagaactcactctgtagaccaggctggtctttaactcacagagatacacctgcctctgcatcacaagtgctgtgattaaaggcatgcgccaccaccacccagctgaggcAGGAATTTTGTTCAAGACTATGTATGCATTCGATAAAGGAGTCCAAGATTCACACAACAGCAAGAGAGTGTGTGATGTGCAAATGCCACCGAAGTCTCAAAGGGAGAGCCTGAGGACTAGGCTCTACAGGTGAAGTGGAGAAAAGGGACAGAACAGGCTCTTGGAAGTCACAGAACTAGGATCTAGCACACACAGTCCCTTCCCACTGTATAGCCTggtgggaacaggaggaaaaGCCTCCAGCCACCATCTTGCCTGCAGTGGGTCATGGGGAGACCTCAGTCCTGTTGTCCAGGGTTTGTTGGGTTTTGTGGTGCTCGGAACTGAGTGCAGGACCTAGGCAAGTTCTCTGATCCTGAGCCAGATCTCAGCCCTCTGTATTAGTTTGAGATTGCATCTCAGTGAGTGGCCCGGGCTGGCCTGAACACTTATTTGTAGCCCAAGCAAGACTTGAACTCCTGgctaggtgtggtgatgcacgcctttaaccacaagcattctggaggcaaaggcaggtgatctctgtgagtttgaggctaatatggtttacatagcaagttacagGATGGTcagggatacagagtga encodes:
- the Sf1 gene encoding splicing factor 1 isoform X1, with protein sequence MATGANATPLDFPSKKRKRSRWNQDTMEQKTVIPGMPTVIPPGLTREQERAYIVQLQIEDLTRKLRTGDLGIPPNPEDRSPSPEPIYNSEGKRLNTREFRTRKKLEEERHTLITEMVALNPDFKPPADYKPPATRVSDKVMIPQDEYPEINFVGLLIGPRGNTLKNIEKECNAKIMIRGKGSVKEGKVGRKDGQMLPGEDEPLHALVTANTMENVKKAVEQIRNILKQGIETPEDQNDLRKMQLRELARLNGTLREDDNRILRPWQSSETRSITNTTVCTKCGGAGHIASDCKFQRPGDPQSAQDKARMDKEYLSLMAELGEAPVPASVGSTSGPATTPLSSAPRPAAPASNPPPPSLMSTTQSRPPWMNSGPSENRPYHGMHGGGPGGPGGGPHSFPHPLPSLTGGHGGHPMQHNPNGPPPPWMQPPPPPMNQGPHPPGHHGPPPMDQYLGSTPVGSGVYRLHQGKGMMPPPPMGMMPPPPPPPSGQPPPPPSGPLPPWQQQQQQPPPPPPPSSSMASSTPLPWQQNTTTTTTSAGTGSIPPWQQQQAAAAASPGAPQMQGNPTMVPLPPGVQPPLPPGAPPPPPPPPPGSAGMMYAPPPPPPPPMDPSNFVTMMGMGVAGMPPFGMPPAPPPPPPQN
- the Sf1 gene encoding splicing factor 1 isoform X4 — encoded protein: MATGANATPLDFPSKKRKRSRWNQDTMEQKTVIPGMPTVIPPGLTREQERAYIVQLQIEDLTRKLRTGDLGIPPNPEDRSPSPEPIYNSEGKRLNTREFRTRKKLEEERHTLITEMVALNPDFKPPADYKPPATRVSDKVMIPQDEYPEINFVGLLIGPRGNTLKNIEKECNAKIMIRGKGSVKEGKVGRKDGQMLPGEDEPLHALVTANTMENVKKAVEQIRNILKQGIETPEDQNDLRKMQLRELARLNGTLREDDNRILRPWQSSETRSITNTTVCTKCGGAGHIASDCKFQRPGDPQSAQDKARMDKEYLSLMAELGEAPVPASVGSTSGPATTPLSSAPRPAAPASNPPPPSLMSTTQSRPPWMNSGPSENRPYHGMHGGGPGGPGGGPHSFPHPLPSLTGGHGGHPMQHNPNGPPPPWMQPPPPPMNQGPHPPGHHGPPPMVPGKYACGLWGLSPASRKRYDAATAYGHDAAASATSQWAAPASSLWSSSSMAAAAAAASTTPSAQQQYGFQHPLAMAAKYDDYHHERWHRVHPAMATAAGGCRSFSRSPSDARQPHYGAPAPRGPAASAARGPSPSAASATWFRRHDVCPTPSSSASHGPF
- the Sf1 gene encoding splicing factor 1 isoform X7, yielding MATGANATPLDFPSKKRKRSRWNQDTMEQKTVIPGMPTVIPPGLTREQERAYIVQLQIEDLTRKLRTGDLGIPPNPEDRSPSPEPIYNSEGKRLNTREFRTRKKLEEERHTLITEMVALNPDFKPPADYKPPATRVSDKVMIPQDEYPEINFVGLLIGPRGNTLKNIEKECNAKIMIRGKGSVKEGKVGRKDGQMLPGEDEPLHALVTANTMENVKKAVEQIRNILKQGIETPEDQNDLRKMQLRELARLNGTLREDDNRILRPWQSSETRSITNTTVCTKCGGAGHIASDCKFQRPGDPQSAQDKARMDKEYLSLMAELGEAPVPASVGSTSGPATTPLSSAPRPAAPASNPPPPSLMSTTQSRPPWMNSGPSENRPYHGMHGGGPGGPGGGPHSFPHPLPSLTGGHGGHPMQHNPNGPPPPWMQPPPPPMNQGPHPPGHHGPPPMDQYLGSTPVGSGVYRLHQGKGMMPPPPMGMMPPPPPPPSGQPPPPPSGPLPPWQQQQQQPPPPPPPSSSMASSTPLPWQQRSLPAAAMARAMRVRTFRAHW
- the Sf1 gene encoding splicing factor 1 isoform X2; the encoded protein is MATGANATPLDFPSKKRKRSRWNQDTMEQKTVIPGMPTVIPPGLTREQERAYIVQLQIEDLTRKLRTGDLGIPPNPEDRSPSPEPIYNSEGKRLNTREFRTRKKLEEERHTLITEMVALNPDFKPPADYKPPATRVSDKVMIPQDEYPEINFVGLLIGPRGNTLKNIEKECNAKIMIRGKGSVKEGKVGRKDGQMLPGEDEPLHALVTANTMENVKKAVEQIRNILKQGIETPEDQNDLRKMQLRELARLNGTLREDDNRILRPWQSSETRSITNTTVCTKCGGAGHIASDCKFQRPGDPQSAQDKARMDKEYLSLMAELGEAPVPASVGSTSGPATTPLSSAPRPAAPASNPPPPSRPPWMNSGPSENRPYHGMHGGGPGGPGGGPHSFPHPLPSLTGGHGGHPMQHNPNGPPPPWMQPPPPPMNQGPHPPGHHGPPPMDQYLGSTPVGSGVYRLHQGKGMMPPPPMGMMPPPPPPPSGQPPPPPSGPLPPWQQQQQQPPPPPPPSSSMASSTPLPWQQNTTTTTTSAGTGSIPPWQQQQAAAAASPGAPQMQGNPTMVPLPPGVQPPLPPGAPPPPPPPPPGSAGMMYAPPPPPPPPMDPSNFVTMMGMGVAGMPPFGMPPAPPPPPPQN